The following coding sequences lie in one Steroidobacter denitrificans genomic window:
- a CDS encoding MBL fold metallo-hydrolase RNA specificity domain-containing protein yields the protein MRLGFFGATGTVTGSRYLLECDERRMLVDCGLYQGYKQLRLKNWSELPFAASSIEAVVLTHAHIDHSGFLPALLRRGFRGRIFATPATFELCRILLPDSAFLQEEQARFLNRHGYSIHKPALPLYTRADAEACLELFETVRFGKAFQPLAGLTARFCHAGHLLGAASVHLENGQDSIIFSGDLGRSGDPLMNAPQSPPAADCLVIESTYGDRRHEVLDLQAQLGVILRTAIARGAVVVVPTFAVGRAQLLMLLIARLKAAGALQDVPIYLDSPMATDATQLYRVFADEHRLSHEECAQVFRATRMVRSVEQSKALDRRGGPMIILAGSGMATGGRVIHHLKVFAPDANNLILFAGYQAGGTRGAAMIGGAKTIRIHGQDVPINAQVMQLSSMSGHADADELIAWMRKLPRAPKHTFITHGEPSASEALRVRIKRELGWSVSVPEYRDSVVLGPAAERNPANR from the coding sequence ATGAGGCTGGGATTCTTCGGGGCTACGGGCACGGTGACCGGCTCGCGCTATCTGCTGGAATGCGATGAACGGCGGATGCTGGTCGATTGCGGCCTATATCAGGGCTACAAGCAGCTACGCCTGAAAAACTGGTCGGAACTGCCGTTCGCAGCATCCTCCATCGAGGCTGTGGTGCTGACGCATGCACATATCGACCACAGCGGTTTTCTTCCGGCGCTGCTGCGGCGGGGATTTCGCGGCCGTATTTTTGCCACACCTGCGACCTTCGAGCTGTGCCGGATCCTGTTGCCCGACAGTGCCTTTCTGCAGGAAGAGCAGGCGCGGTTTCTTAATCGTCACGGCTACTCGATCCACAAGCCGGCGCTGCCGCTGTATACCCGGGCCGATGCCGAAGCCTGCCTGGAGCTATTCGAGACCGTGAGGTTCGGCAAGGCGTTCCAGCCGCTGGCGGGCCTGACGGCACGGTTCTGTCATGCGGGACACTTGCTGGGCGCAGCCAGCGTACACCTGGAAAACGGCCAGGATTCGATCATTTTTTCGGGTGATCTGGGCCGCAGCGGCGATCCGCTCATGAACGCGCCGCAGTCTCCCCCCGCGGCGGACTGCCTGGTGATCGAATCGACCTACGGGGATCGCCGGCACGAGGTGCTCGATCTACAGGCGCAGTTGGGTGTGATTTTACGGACTGCCATCGCCCGCGGCGCCGTCGTGGTGGTTCCCACCTTTGCAGTGGGGCGGGCCCAGCTGTTGATGCTGCTCATCGCCCGCCTCAAGGCGGCGGGCGCGCTTCAGGACGTGCCGATTTACCTGGATAGTCCCATGGCGACCGACGCGACGCAGCTGTATCGGGTGTTCGCGGACGAACATCGATTGTCCCACGAGGAGTGCGCGCAGGTGTTCAGGGCGACCCGGATGGTGCGCAGCGTGGAGCAGTCCAAGGCGCTGGATCGGCGAGGCGGTCCCATGATCATCCTGGCGGGCAGCGGCATGGCGACCGGCGGCCGGGTCATCCATCATCTGAAGGTGTTCGCACCGGATGCGAACAACCTGATTCTGTTCGCCGGCTATCAGGCGGGCGGCACGCGCGGCGCAGCCATGATCGGCGGGGCGAAAACGATCCGCATCCATGGCCAGGACGTGCCGATCAACGCCCAGGTCATGCAATTGAGCTCCATGTCGGGGCATGCGGACGCCGATGAACTCATCGCCTGGATGCGCAAGCTGCCGCGGGCCCCGAAACATACGTTCATCACCCATGGGGAACCTTCGGCCAGCGAGGCATTGCGGGTGCGCATCAAGCGGGAGTTGGGCTGGTCCGTCAGCGTTCCGGAATATCGCGATTCGGTCGTGCTCGGACCCGCGGCC
- the hemN gene encoding oxygen-independent coproporphyrinogen III oxidase has translation MSVFPSPSFDSELLRRYDRPGPRYTSYPAAPRFRTDFSEADLREHAGRSNADPIPRQLSLYLHIPYCLSPCFYCGCNRIITRDRTKGSRYVERLIREVEAMGKLFDRDRDVIQVHLGGGTPNFLGVDELRELLESAGRHFHFSLAPNRDFSIEIDPRFVTPEDIAGYAQLGLNRASLGVQDFDPQVQEAVNRIQSVEQTLQVIEACRANGLRSINVDLIYGLPKQTLEGFGRTLDTVIEARPDRLAVYGYAHLPELFKPQQRIDAAELPTPDTRLRLLQLAIDKLSAAGYHYIGMDHFALPGDDLAQAQEAGTLHRNFMGYTTHADSDLIAMGMSAISHIGDSFSQNPRDLAGWEIALDHGRLPVWRGLHLDADDLLRADIIQQLMCQGTIDIAAIEKRHGIDFQDYFSESLAQLHGPIDDGLVEMDRQRITATSRGRLLLRIIAMCFDRYLTQTPPPDAVKPRFSRVI, from the coding sequence ATGAGCGTCTTTCCCTCCCCTTCATTCGACTCGGAGCTGTTGCGCCGTTACGATCGACCGGGGCCGCGCTATACCTCCTATCCGGCCGCACCCCGATTTCGAACGGATTTCAGCGAAGCCGACCTGCGCGAACATGCCGGCCGCAGCAACGCCGATCCCATTCCACGCCAGCTGTCGCTGTATCTGCATATCCCCTACTGTCTCAGCCCCTGTTTCTACTGCGGCTGCAACCGCATCATCACCCGCGATCGGACCAAGGGCAGCCGGTACGTGGAACGCCTGATCCGCGAAGTCGAAGCAATGGGCAAGCTATTCGACCGTGATCGCGACGTCATCCAGGTGCACCTGGGCGGCGGCACCCCCAATTTCCTGGGCGTGGATGAACTGCGGGAACTGCTCGAGAGCGCCGGCCGGCACTTTCATTTCAGCCTGGCGCCAAACCGGGATTTCTCCATCGAGATCGATCCGCGGTTCGTCACGCCGGAGGACATCGCCGGCTATGCGCAACTCGGCCTGAACCGCGCCAGCCTGGGCGTGCAGGACTTCGACCCGCAGGTACAAGAAGCGGTCAATCGTATCCAGAGCGTCGAGCAGACTCTGCAGGTCATCGAGGCCTGCCGTGCGAACGGACTGCGCTCCATCAACGTGGACTTGATCTACGGGCTGCCCAAGCAGACCCTCGAAGGATTCGGCCGCACCCTGGACACCGTGATCGAAGCGCGGCCGGACCGCCTGGCCGTGTACGGCTATGCCCATCTCCCGGAGCTGTTCAAGCCGCAGCAGCGCATCGACGCCGCCGAACTGCCGACGCCGGATACGCGCCTGCGGCTGCTGCAGCTGGCCATCGACAAGCTCTCCGCCGCCGGTTATCACTACATCGGGATGGATCATTTCGCGCTGCCCGGTGACGATCTGGCGCAGGCTCAGGAGGCCGGCACCCTGCATCGTAATTTCATGGGCTATACGACCCATGCCGACAGCGATCTGATTGCCATGGGCATGAGCGCCATCAGCCATATCGGTGACAGCTTCAGTCAGAACCCTCGCGATCTGGCCGGCTGGGAAATCGCCCTGGATCACGGACGGCTGCCCGTCTGGCGTGGTCTGCATCTGGATGCCGACGACCTGTTGCGAGCCGACATCATCCAGCAGCTCATGTGCCAGGGCACGATCGACATCGCCGCGATCGAAAAACGTCATGGTATCGATTTCCAGGACTATTTCAGCGAATCTCTCGCACAATTGCACGGTCCCATCGACGACGGGCTGGTCGAGATGGATCGGCAGAGGATCACCGCCACTTCGCGCGGCAGGCTGCTGTTGCGTATCATTGCCATGTGCTTCGACCGCTATCTCACCCAGACGCCCCCCCCCGACGCCGTGAAACCGCGATTCTCGCGCGTCATCTGA
- a CDS encoding SirB2 family protein, with protein sequence MALIEFYPHIRSVHIASILASGALFLVRGAALQAGARWVMVAPLRYLSYAIDTVLLASAIVLCVILGQYPIAQDWLTAKVVLMLAYIVLGSYGLKRGRTRATRMGFWLAALAVYALIISIARTRNPLGVFAM encoded by the coding sequence ATGGCGTTGATCGAGTTCTATCCACACATCCGCAGCGTGCACATCGCCTCGATCCTGGCCAGCGGCGCACTGTTTCTGGTGCGCGGGGCAGCACTGCAAGCCGGCGCTCGTTGGGTGATGGTCGCGCCGTTACGCTATCTCAGCTATGCGATCGACACGGTGCTGCTCGCCAGCGCCATTGTACTGTGCGTGATCCTGGGGCAATACCCGATCGCACAAGACTGGCTGACCGCCAAAGTAGTACTGATGCTGGCCTACATCGTCCTTGGCAGCTACGGGCTCAAGCGCGGCCGCACGCGCGCCACACGCATGGGATTTTGGCTGGCTGCGCTGGCCGTCTATGCCTTGATCATCAGTATCGCCCGCACCCGCAATCCCCTGGGTGTGTTCGCGATGTAA
- a CDS encoding bifunctional aminoglycoside phosphotransferase/ATP-binding protein: MSELIEALREPACYPHPVASVVVKQTHISWVLLAGTYAYKIKKPVRFGFVDFSTLERRRQACEDELRLNRRFAPTLYVDVVAIHGTAARPIFEPRSAPIEYAVRLHRFDTEQELGALLARDAVTCEELNVFGQQLAQLQEGCPVYSTAGMAQRSQATVAANLDELLAETSARPEDPGGLQPLAEVARWLRDWAAGCAAALERRAALGRVRECHGDLHVGNVVRFEGRLTAFDCLEFDISLRRIDVLDDAAFLFMDLVARGRRDLAYAFLNGWLERAGDYEAIGLLGYFFVHRALVRVKVLLLGGEPGEARRYLDAARILVQGSRAVLVLTCGLSGSGKTWLSERVMAAAGAIRIRSDVERKRMAGLQADQSSLQAGIDIYTSAFNDRVYERLLHLAGEQLRAGQSVIVDAAFLKQAERHRFSALADELDVPLVLLHCVAPAEELGRRLSARQRAGKDASEADEAVMLRQVHAWEPFAEFERGAVIEVDTRAPGAAARVAARIVNLQAEASSDRKTVKP; the protein is encoded by the coding sequence GTGAGCGAGCTTATCGAGGCGCTGCGGGAACCCGCATGCTATCCGCATCCGGTGGCGTCCGTGGTCGTGAAGCAGACCCATATTTCCTGGGTGCTGCTGGCCGGGACGTACGCGTACAAGATCAAGAAGCCGGTGCGCTTCGGTTTCGTCGATTTTTCCACCCTGGAGCGGCGCCGGCAGGCTTGCGAGGATGAATTACGACTGAACCGCCGATTCGCACCGACCTTGTACGTGGACGTCGTCGCCATCCACGGTACGGCAGCGCGGCCTATTTTCGAGCCGCGGAGCGCGCCGATCGAGTATGCCGTCCGGCTGCACCGGTTCGACACCGAACAGGAACTCGGTGCGCTGCTGGCGCGCGACGCGGTGACGTGCGAGGAGCTGAACGTGTTCGGACAGCAACTGGCGCAGTTGCAGGAAGGCTGTCCGGTGTATAGCACGGCTGGCATGGCGCAGCGCAGTCAGGCGACCGTGGCGGCGAATCTGGATGAGCTGCTCGCCGAAACAAGCGCTCGTCCCGAGGATCCTGGTGGACTGCAACCGCTGGCCGAGGTGGCGCGGTGGCTGCGGGATTGGGCAGCGGGCTGCGCCGCCGCGCTGGAGCGGCGGGCGGCACTGGGTCGTGTCCGTGAGTGTCATGGTGACCTGCATGTCGGGAATGTGGTGCGCTTCGAGGGACGCCTGACCGCCTTCGATTGCCTGGAATTCGATATTTCCCTGCGGCGTATCGATGTGCTGGATGACGCCGCCTTTTTGTTCATGGATCTGGTCGCCCGGGGCCGTCGTGATCTGGCTTATGCATTCCTGAACGGCTGGCTCGAGAGGGCCGGCGATTATGAGGCGATCGGGCTGCTGGGCTATTTTTTCGTGCATCGTGCGCTGGTGCGGGTCAAGGTGCTGTTATTGGGCGGCGAGCCGGGCGAAGCTCGCCGCTACCTGGACGCGGCACGGATCTTGGTCCAGGGCTCGCGCGCGGTTCTGGTGTTGACCTGCGGCCTGTCGGGCTCCGGGAAAACGTGGCTGAGCGAACGGGTGATGGCCGCAGCGGGCGCGATCCGCATCCGCTCCGACGTGGAACGAAAGCGTATGGCGGGATTGCAGGCCGACCAGTCGTCGCTACAGGCGGGGATCGATATCTATACTTCGGCGTTCAATGATCGTGTCTATGAACGCCTGCTGCATCTGGCCGGCGAGCAGTTGCGTGCCGGCCAGAGCGTCATCGTCGACGCCGCGTTTTTGAAGCAGGCCGAGCGGCACCGATTCAGCGCGCTCGCGGACGAACTCGATGTGCCCCTGGTATTGCTGCATTGCGTGGCGCCGGCGGAGGAACTCGGCCGGCGGCTATCGGCGCGTCAGCGCGCGGGCAAGGATGCCTCGGAAGCCGATGAGGCGGTGATGCTCCGGCAGGTACATGCCTGGGAGCCGTTCGCCGAGTTCGAGCGGGGGGCCGTCATCGAGGTCGATACGCGTGCCCCCGGGGCCGCGGCGCGCGTGGCGGCGAGGATCGTGAATCTGCAGGCGGAGGCATCATCGGACCGCAAGACCGTGAAACCATAG
- a CDS encoding NnrS family protein codes for MSAPDAALPALPAGVLRQVAAAPHRLLFFVGATNVLLAMCWWAVWLAGMRWLPAGVVQPPVPAGWLHAMLMQYQVLPAFMFGFLLTVFPRWMNQPELGRRHYMPVAVGMLGGQVLTLAGLFGGMTLLQLGAASTTAGWAIGTFILARLVWIDQGRTWHAVSCLAALIFGLLGLGLYNTYLLNLDARSLFTAIKLGSMVVLLPIFLTICHRMIPFFASMALQGGYRVVRPMWVLAAAWALLLTHTWMELRHAYAWLWWVDLPFAVLSGGLLWAWWPRRQAMPALLRVLFVGFTWLPIAFLLYSAQSLWFWLNGEFILGRAPAHALFVGCFGSLLVAMVTRVTQGHAGRPLILGNIAAFTFIFIQAVVLVRMLGEILPDAMAWQAMAAWGWVLAFLPWVLRSAWLYLTPRADGRPG; via the coding sequence ATGTCCGCCCCCGATGCCGCCTTGCCCGCCTTACCCGCCGGCGTCTTGCGTCAAGTGGCTGCCGCGCCGCATCGTCTGTTGTTTTTCGTGGGGGCTACGAATGTATTGCTGGCCATGTGCTGGTGGGCCGTATGGCTCGCCGGTATGCGCTGGCTGCCGGCCGGCGTAGTGCAACCACCGGTTCCTGCGGGCTGGTTGCATGCGATGTTGATGCAGTATCAGGTACTGCCGGCATTCATGTTCGGATTTCTGCTGACCGTCTTTCCCCGCTGGATGAATCAGCCGGAGCTCGGCCGCCGGCACTATATGCCGGTCGCTGTGGGCATGCTGGGAGGCCAGGTGCTGACGCTGGCGGGCCTGTTCGGCGGTATGACGCTGCTGCAACTCGGCGCCGCGTCCACGACGGCCGGCTGGGCGATCGGAACCTTCATCCTGGCACGCCTGGTATGGATCGACCAGGGCCGTACCTGGCATGCGGTGAGCTGTCTGGCCGCACTCATTTTCGGCCTGCTCGGCCTGGGGCTGTACAACACCTACCTGCTGAATCTCGATGCGCGCTCTTTGTTCACCGCCATCAAGCTCGGCAGCATGGTCGTACTGCTGCCGATCTTCCTGACCATATGCCATCGCATGATACCCTTCTTCGCCAGCATGGCGCTCCAGGGCGGCTACCGTGTCGTGCGGCCGATGTGGGTCCTGGCCGCAGCATGGGCCCTGCTGCTGACCCATACCTGGATGGAACTGCGGCATGCCTACGCCTGGCTATGGTGGGTCGATCTGCCGTTTGCGGTGCTGAGCGGCGGACTTTTATGGGCATGGTGGCCACGCAGGCAGGCCATGCCGGCACTGTTGCGCGTGCTGTTCGTCGGCTTCACCTGGCTGCCGATCGCATTCTTGCTGTACAGCGCCCAAAGTCTATGGTTCTGGCTGAACGGCGAATTCATCCTGGGACGCGCGCCGGCACATGCCTTGTTCGTAGGCTGCTTCGGCAGCCTGCTCGTGGCGATGGTCACCCGGGTCACACAGGGTCATGCAGGCCGGCCGCTGATCCTGGGGAATATCGCCGCGTTCACCTTCATTTTCATTCAGGCAGTGGTGCTGGTGCGCATGCTCGGCGAGATCCTGCCCGACGCAATGGCATGGCAGGCGATGGCGGCTTGGGGCTGGGTCCTGGCGTTCTTGCCGTGGGTGCTGCGTTCAGCCTGGCTTTATCTGACCCCGCGCGCCGACGGCCGCCCCGGCTAA
- a CDS encoding helix-turn-helix domain-containing protein, translated as MRALPSRLSRIPAVGSDEPMPADGNEYNFCDTCTFSRTCLQSGYDKGRLRDLHVLIDHVGPFREGEHLFREGDPFTAIAAVRAGVVKTYVNDADGREQVQGFFLPGEIVGLSAISHDRYPCNAVALDTVQLCRFSFPDIAALATRIPSLQQQLFRLLSQDIGKATLLAGNYSADERMAAFLVSLSRRYAARGGNPDRFHLVMTRTDIANYLRLASETVSRVFRRFQDEGLIQVDRRDLRLLNLSRLETLARSVLRE; from the coding sequence ATGAGGGCGCTGCCCAGCCGCCTGTCGCGCATACCTGCCGTCGGGAGCGACGAGCCGATGCCTGCGGATGGAAACGAGTACAACTTTTGCGACACCTGCACCTTCTCGCGTACCTGCCTGCAAAGCGGCTACGACAAGGGCCGGCTGCGCGATCTGCATGTATTGATCGACCACGTAGGTCCTTTCCGGGAAGGCGAACACCTGTTCCGGGAAGGCGATCCTTTCACCGCCATCGCCGCCGTGCGCGCCGGTGTAGTCAAGACCTACGTCAACGATGCCGATGGGCGCGAACAGGTACAGGGATTCTTTCTGCCCGGCGAGATCGTCGGCCTGAGCGCCATCTCGCATGACCGCTATCCCTGCAATGCGGTGGCCCTGGATACCGTCCAGCTGTGCCGCTTCTCGTTTCCGGACATCGCCGCGCTGGCGACCCGCATACCCAGCCTGCAGCAACAGCTGTTCCGGCTGCTCAGCCAGGATATCGGCAAGGCGACGCTGCTGGCCGGCAACTATTCCGCCGACGAGCGCATGGCGGCATTCCTGGTGTCGCTCTCGCGCCGCTACGCCGCCCGCGGCGGCAACCCCGACCGCTTTCACCTGGTGATGACCCGCACCGACATCGCCAACTACCTGCGGCTTGCCTCCGAAACCGTCAGCCGCGTTTTTCGGCGCTTCCAGGACGAAGGACTCATTCAGGTCGACCGGCGCGATCTAAGATTGCTGAACCTGTCCCGGCTGGAAACCCTGGCGCGCAGCGTGCTGAGGGAATGA